From the Lysobacter sp. FW306-1B-D06B genome, one window contains:
- a CDS encoding energy transducer TonB, translating into MSAPAPAPHRPAFALSDWLPSGRSLLWVLLAFVVGLVLFALVLSIGRRDRDTLFRAGPAPTADSPRYAPLPAPLPAQRDNASGMGAAPPAPTPGEGEERPRLVETRPETPPPTLPRPVEAPAPTGVPTRPEPITGQTPAPRYPNQALRRGESGTVMVRAQIGPDGVPRDVEVANTSGSRHLDRAAVDAVKRWRFRPAMQGGQPTAGTVMVPISFQAQR; encoded by the coding sequence ATGTCCGCACCCGCCCCCGCACCGCACCGTCCCGCGTTTGCCCTGTCCGATTGGCTGCCTTCGGGACGCTCGTTGCTGTGGGTGCTGCTCGCCTTCGTGGTCGGGTTGGTGCTGTTCGCGCTGGTGCTGTCGATCGGGCGCCGCGACCGCGACACCTTGTTCCGCGCCGGCCCGGCACCGACGGCCGACTCGCCGCGTTACGCCCCCCTGCCCGCGCCGCTGCCGGCGCAGCGCGACAACGCCAGCGGCATGGGCGCGGCCCCGCCCGCGCCAACGCCGGGCGAAGGCGAAGAACGCCCGCGCCTGGTCGAAACCCGCCCGGAGACACCGCCGCCAACCTTGCCGCGCCCGGTCGAAGCGCCTGCGCCGACCGGCGTGCCGACGCGCCCCGAACCCATCACAGGCCAGACCCCGGCCCCGCGCTACCCGAACCAGGCGCTGCGGCGCGGCGAAAGCGGCACGGTGATGGTGCGCGCGCAGATCGGCCCGGATGGCGTGCCGCGTGATGTCGAAGTGGCCAACACCAGCGGCTCGCGGCACCTGGACCGCGCGGCCGTGGATGCGGTGAAGCGCTGGCGCTTCCGCCCGGCGATGCAGGGCGGCCAGCCGACCGCGGGCACGGTGATGGTGCCGATCAGTTTCCAGGCGCAACGCTGA
- a CDS encoding DUF2321 domain-containing protein has translation MRPAALPGLRWLEQFRADLAELTKDGPKTQVASLRFKKVMAKVGSSVAFGVREIVVDVLSEAAKKAIWGN, from the coding sequence GTGCGGCCTGCGGCCTTACCCGGGCTACGCTGGCTGGAGCAGTTTCGGGCCGATCTCGCGGAGTTGACCAAGGACGGCCCCAAGACTCAAGTCGCATCGCTCCGCTTCAAGAAGGTGATGGCGAAGGTCGGAAGTTCGGTTGCGTTCGGTGTGCGTGAGATCGTCGTAGATGTCTTGAGCGAGGCTGCCAAGAAGGCGATCTGGGGAAACTAG
- the serS gene encoding serine--tRNA ligase, with translation MLDPTLLRQNPAELAARLRQTRGYELDAAALESLESERKQIQVRTQELQNLRNTRSKAIGQAKAKGEDVSALMAEVAGFGDELKASEVRLETIRGEIEAIALTMPNLPHESVPQGNDENDNVEQHRWGTPRTFEFPVKDHVELGARNGWLDGDTAAKLSGARFTVLRGQLARLHRALAQFMLDLHTNEHGYQETSVPLLVNADSMRGTGQLPKFEDDLFATAVGDGETAHKRYLIPTSEVPLTNIVRDEIVEADAMPLRMTAHSMCFRAEAGSHGKDTRGMIRQHQFEKVELVTIARPEESYAEHERMTRCAEVVLEKLGLPYRRVLLCTGDMGFAATKTFDLEVWLPSQDTYREISSCSNCESFQARRMQARWRNPTTGKPELVHTLNGSGTAVGRALIAVMENYQNADGSITVPEVLRSYMGGAERIA, from the coding sequence ATGCTCGATCCGACCCTGCTGCGCCAGAACCCCGCCGAACTCGCCGCGCGCCTGCGCCAGACGCGGGGTTACGAACTCGACGCCGCCGCGCTGGAATCGCTGGAGTCCGAGCGCAAGCAGATCCAGGTGCGCACGCAGGAGTTGCAGAACCTGCGCAACACGCGCTCCAAGGCGATCGGCCAGGCCAAGGCCAAGGGCGAGGACGTGAGCGCGCTGATGGCCGAAGTCGCCGGCTTCGGCGACGAACTCAAGGCCAGCGAAGTACGCCTGGAGACGATCCGCGGCGAGATCGAAGCCATCGCGCTGACCATGCCCAACCTGCCGCACGAATCCGTGCCGCAGGGCAATGACGAGAACGACAACGTCGAACAGCACCGCTGGGGCACGCCGCGCACGTTCGAGTTCCCGGTCAAGGACCACGTCGAACTCGGCGCGCGCAACGGCTGGCTCGACGGCGACACCGCCGCCAAGCTCAGCGGCGCGCGCTTCACCGTGCTGCGCGGCCAGCTCGCGCGCCTGCACCGCGCGCTCGCGCAGTTCATGCTCGACCTGCACACGAACGAGCACGGCTACCAGGAAACCAGCGTCCCGCTGCTGGTCAACGCCGACTCCATGCGCGGCACCGGCCAGCTGCCGAAGTTCGAGGACGACCTGTTCGCCACGGCCGTCGGCGACGGCGAGACCGCGCACAAGCGTTACCTCATCCCGACCTCCGAAGTCCCGCTGACCAACATCGTGCGCGACGAGATCGTAGAAGCCGACGCGATGCCGCTGCGCATGACCGCGCATTCCATGTGCTTCCGCGCCGAAGCCGGCAGCCACGGCAAGGACACGCGCGGCATGATCCGCCAGCACCAGTTCGAGAAGGTCGAACTGGTGACGATCGCCAGGCCCGAAGAGAGCTACGCCGAGCACGAGCGCATGACGCGCTGCGCCGAAGTCGTGCTGGAGAAGCTCGGCCTGCCGTACCGCCGCGTGCTGCTGTGCACGGGCGACATGGGTTTCGCCGCGACCAAGACCTTCGATCTGGAAGTCTGGCTGCCCTCGCAGGACACCTATCGCGAGATCTCGTCGTGCTCCAACTGCGAGAGCTTCCAGGCCCGCCGCATGCAGGCCCGCTGGCGCAACCCGACCACCGGCAAGCCGGAGTTGGTGCACACGCTCAATGGCTCGGGCACGGCGGTGGGGCGCGCGCTGATCGCGGTGATGGAGAACTACCAGAACGCGGATGGCTCGATCACCGTGCCGGAGGTGCTGCGTTCGTACATGGGTGGCGCCGAGCGGATCGCCTGA
- the adhP gene encoding alcohol dehydrogenase AdhP encodes MDRSMKAAVVRAFGQPLVIEEVPVPRPGAGDVLVKVEACGVCHTDLHAAEGDWPVKPSPPFIPGHEGVGHVVAVGANVSHVKEGDRVGVPWLYSACGFCEHCLGGWETLCEQQRNTGYSINGGFAQYVLADAGYVGHLPKGIGFVEIAPVLCAGVTVYKGLKMTDTRPGDWVVISGIGGLGHMAVQYAKAMGLNVAAVDVDDDKLELARRLGATVTVNALTTDPAAYLKREIGGAHGALVTAVSPKAFEQALGMLRRRGTMSLVGLPPGSFPLDIFGMVLNGITVRGSIVGTRLDLQESLEFAAQGKVAATVAADKLENINGIFDRMRKGEIEGRIVLDMAA; translated from the coding sequence ATGGACCGGAGCATGAAAGCGGCGGTGGTGCGCGCATTCGGCCAGCCCCTGGTGATCGAGGAAGTCCCCGTGCCGCGACCCGGCGCCGGAGACGTGCTGGTGAAAGTCGAAGCCTGCGGCGTGTGTCACACCGATCTGCACGCGGCCGAGGGCGATTGGCCGGTGAAGCCGTCGCCGCCGTTCATTCCCGGCCACGAGGGCGTGGGCCACGTCGTGGCGGTGGGCGCCAACGTCAGCCACGTCAAGGAGGGCGATCGCGTCGGCGTCCCGTGGCTGTATTCGGCCTGCGGTTTCTGCGAACACTGCCTGGGCGGCTGGGAAACGTTGTGCGAACAGCAACGCAACACAGGCTATTCGATCAACGGCGGTTTCGCCCAATACGTGCTGGCCGATGCCGGCTACGTCGGGCACCTGCCCAAGGGCATCGGCTTCGTCGAGATCGCGCCGGTCCTGTGCGCCGGCGTCACGGTCTACAAAGGCCTGAAGATGACCGACACCCGCCCCGGCGACTGGGTGGTGATCTCCGGCATCGGCGGCCTGGGCCACATGGCGGTGCAGTACGCGAAGGCGATGGGCCTCAACGTGGCCGCGGTGGACGTGGACGACGACAAGCTGGAACTGGCGCGGCGCCTGGGCGCCACGGTCACGGTCAACGCACTCACCACCGATCCCGCTGCCTACCTCAAGCGCGAGATCGGCGGCGCGCATGGCGCGCTCGTCACCGCGGTGTCGCCCAAGGCGTTCGAACAGGCGCTGGGGATGTTGCGGCGTCGCGGCACGATGTCGCTGGTGGGCCTGCCGCCGGGAAGCTTCCCGCTGGACATCTTCGGCATGGTGCTCAACGGCATCACCGTGCGCGGCTCGATCGTCGGCACCCGGCTCGACTTGCAGGAATCGCTGGAGTTCGCCGCGCAAGGCAAGGTCGCCGCAACCGTGGCCGCCGACAAGCTCGAGAACATCAACGGCATCTTCGACCGCATGCGCAAGGGCGAGATCGAAGGGCGCATCGTGCTTGATATGGCGGCGTAG
- the pheA gene encoding prephenate dehydratase: protein MSKKNDQTPKKTAPAVARKPASKKAAAPASKPDVAPLDLAMLRERIDGIDRHIQELIGERAQFANQVGKAKGKLAAAVDYYRPEREAQVLRRVVDRNDGPLNDEVLVRLFREIMSACLAQQEPLKIGYLGPEGTHSQQAVYKHFGHSIHGLPLSSIEEVFQEVEAGHADFGVVPVENSTQGTIQSTLDMFLTSQLKICGEVELRVHQHLLSRAGRLEDIERVYSHPQSFAQCKAWLRQYLPKAEKIAVASNAEAARRARSADDAAAIAGISAASVYGLKSIAGPIEDRPDNTTRFLVIGRELFPPSGNDRTSLLVFIKDQPGALYHVLEPFAKHGLSMNRIESRPGHTGLWQYGFFIDISGHVHEDAMRRALDGLADYAQEVKVLGSYPVAIA from the coding sequence ATGAGCAAGAAGAACGACCAGACCCCGAAGAAGACTGCCCCCGCGGTCGCGCGTAAGCCCGCGTCGAAGAAGGCCGCCGCCCCGGCGTCCAAACCCGATGTCGCACCCCTCGACCTGGCGATGCTGCGCGAGCGCATCGACGGCATCGACCGGCACATCCAGGAACTGATCGGCGAGCGCGCGCAGTTCGCCAACCAGGTCGGCAAGGCCAAGGGCAAGCTCGCCGCCGCCGTCGACTATTACCGCCCCGAACGCGAGGCGCAGGTGTTGCGCCGCGTGGTCGACCGCAACGACGGTCCGCTCAACGACGAAGTGCTGGTGCGCCTGTTCCGCGAGATCATGTCCGCCTGCCTTGCGCAGCAGGAGCCGCTGAAGATCGGTTACCTGGGCCCGGAAGGCACGCACTCGCAGCAGGCGGTCTACAAGCATTTCGGCCATTCGATCCACGGCCTGCCGCTGTCGAGCATCGAAGAGGTGTTCCAGGAAGTGGAGGCCGGTCACGCCGACTTCGGCGTCGTGCCGGTGGAGAACTCCACGCAGGGCACGATCCAGTCCACGCTGGACATGTTCCTGACCTCCCAGCTGAAGATCTGCGGCGAAGTCGAGCTGCGCGTGCACCAGCACCTGCTGTCGCGCGCCGGTCGCCTGGAAGACATCGAGCGCGTGTACTCGCACCCGCAGTCGTTCGCGCAGTGCAAGGCGTGGCTGCGCCAGTACCTGCCCAAGGCGGAGAAGATCGCCGTCGCCAGCAACGCCGAAGCCGCCCGCCGCGCGCGCAGTGCCGACGACGCGGCGGCCATCGCCGGCATCAGCGCGGCCAGCGTGTACGGGCTGAAGTCGATCGCCGGGCCCATCGAGGATCGTCCGGACAACACGACGCGCTTCCTCGTCATCGGCCGCGAGTTGTTCCCGCCGTCGGGCAACGACCGCACCTCGCTGCTGGTGTTCATCAAGGACCAGCCCGGCGCGCTGTACCACGTCCTGGAGCCGTTCGCGAAGCACGGCCTGAGCATGAACCGAATCGAATCCCGTCCCGGCCACACCGGGTTGTGGCAGTACGGTTTCTTCATCGACATCAGCGGCCACGTGCACGAAGACGCCATGCGCCGCGCGCTCGACGGACTGGCCGATTACGCTCAGGAAGTGAAGGTGCTGGGTTCCTACCCGGTGGCCATCGCATGA
- a CDS encoding NAD(P)H-dependent oxidoreductase — protein MKLLHLDSSALGTNSVTRELTAAVVARWQDAVADLSVDYRDLDADPLPHLTGRSLAKADPAQAEADEATMQQFLAADVVVIGAPFYNFSIPSTLKAWIDRVAVAGRTFRYTAEGKPEGLAGGKRMVIVSGRGGLYGDASPADFQEAYLRQVFGFLGVTDVEIIRAEGVAYSDQHRADALAAAHASIRSPLAEAA, from the coding sequence ATGAAGCTCCTGCATCTCGATTCCAGTGCCCTTGGCACTAATTCGGTCACCCGTGAACTGACCGCGGCCGTCGTGGCCCGCTGGCAGGATGCCGTCGCCGACCTCTCCGTCGACTACCGCGACCTGGACGCCGACCCGCTGCCGCACCTCACCGGCCGCTCCCTCGCCAAGGCCGACCCGGCCCAGGCCGAAGCCGATGAGGCGACGATGCAGCAGTTCCTTGCTGCCGATGTAGTGGTGATTGGCGCGCCGTTTTACAACTTCAGCATTCCGTCCACGCTCAAGGCGTGGATCGACCGCGTGGCCGTGGCCGGCCGCACCTTCCGCTACACGGCCGAAGGCAAGCCTGAAGGCCTGGCCGGCGGCAAGCGCATGGTGATCGTCAGCGGCCGCGGTGGCTTGTACGGCGATGCGAGCCCGGCGGACTTCCAGGAGGCCTACCTGCGCCAGGTGTTCGGTTTCCTGGGCGTGACCGACGTGGAGATCATCCGCGCCGAGGGCGTGGCCTATTCCGACCAGCACCGCGCCGATGCGCTGGCCGCTGCGCACGCGTCCATCCGTTCCCCTCTGGCAGAAGCAGCCTGA
- a CDS encoding O-antigen ligase family protein, with amino-acid sequence MPQPVPDPDARDERGGRVPFQESPRALGISPLLTWVALAGIAFQAFFAINDLTSHPEYGTFVALCAMVLAGARPWRELAAHPAVRMLGVLAVFMILHAGYIAWSSPDILWKNQLSQVGKMLRVGAQCCVIGWWLSVYPRAIPTMLTVLILGLLGAVLYHMPWNEMPAIWSGEVRPRFGISQNLSGMIAAVGGWLTLCLLIGIWRDLPRGSRRSWMLLVAFLAYVGSFCVLLFSQSRGAWLSFLIAVPLAIVGYSLTRGPRRRPLPWQPLLLAAVASVLLLVAAHRIFAMRFDGAHQMLPSWVESMLEGKGEVASPPASPPDVAPGGTAARLPAPNAAPAKAQPASPTALPPDIDGLDTTIPGNKAVGIRVLLYRMGMERFLERPWLGWGLDTVPVLIERAQLPTGERFVHLHNAYLDALVGMGLIGGALLFAVFALLMRELWLAWRTGIVSTASFWGMAGCVGIVLIANNFDSLMWRFEYSRAPLGLIFGCCMAYGLMRERRAREG; translated from the coding sequence GTGCCCCAACCCGTCCCCGATCCCGACGCGCGCGATGAACGCGGTGGTCGAGTTCCATTCCAGGAGTCCCCGCGCGCGCTCGGCATCTCGCCGCTGCTGACGTGGGTGGCCCTGGCGGGCATCGCGTTCCAGGCGTTCTTCGCCATCAACGACCTCACCAGTCACCCGGAGTACGGCACCTTCGTGGCGCTGTGCGCCATGGTGCTGGCCGGCGCGCGGCCGTGGCGCGAACTGGCGGCGCATCCGGCGGTACGGATGCTCGGGGTGCTGGCGGTTTTCATGATCCTGCACGCGGGGTACATCGCGTGGTCGTCCCCGGACATCCTGTGGAAGAACCAGCTGTCCCAGGTCGGCAAGATGCTGCGCGTGGGTGCGCAGTGCTGCGTGATCGGCTGGTGGCTGTCGGTGTATCCGCGGGCGATTCCCACGATGCTCACGGTGCTGATCCTGGGCCTGCTCGGGGCGGTGCTTTACCACATGCCCTGGAACGAGATGCCCGCCATCTGGTCGGGCGAAGTGCGGCCGCGCTTCGGCATTTCGCAGAACCTCAGCGGCATGATCGCGGCGGTGGGCGGCTGGCTCACGCTGTGCCTGCTGATCGGCATCTGGCGCGACCTGCCGCGCGGATCGCGGCGGTCGTGGATGCTGCTGGTGGCGTTCCTGGCCTACGTCGGCAGCTTCTGCGTGCTGCTGTTCTCGCAGTCGCGCGGGGCCTGGCTGTCGTTCCTGATCGCCGTGCCGCTGGCCATCGTGGGCTACTCGCTCACGCGCGGGCCGCGCCGGCGCCCGCTGCCGTGGCAGCCGCTGCTGCTTGCCGCGGTCGCCTCGGTGCTGCTGCTGGTTGCCGCGCACCGGATCTTCGCGATGCGTTTCGACGGCGCCCACCAGATGCTGCCGAGCTGGGTCGAGTCGATGCTGGAGGGGAAGGGCGAAGTCGCGTCGCCGCCGGCATCACCCCCTGATGTCGCACCGGGCGGAACGGCTGCCCGTCTTCCTGCGCCAAACGCCGCGCCTGCGAAGGCGCAGCCCGCCTCGCCCACGGCCTTGCCGCCGGACATCGACGGACTGGACACCACGATCCCCGGCAACAAGGCGGTCGGCATCCGCGTCCTGCTGTACCGGATGGGCATGGAGCGCTTCCTGGAACGCCCGTGGCTGGGCTGGGGCCTGGACACCGTGCCGGTGCTGATCGAGCGCGCCCAGCTGCCCACCGGCGAACGCTTCGTCCACCTGCACAACGCCTATCTGGATGCGCTCGTCGGCATGGGCCTGATCGGCGGCGCGCTGCTGTTCGCCGTGTTCGCGCTGCTCATGCGCGAACTCTGGCTGGCCTGGCGCACCGGCATCGTCTCCACGGCCAGCTTCTGGGGCATGGCCGGTTGCGTCGGCATCGTGCTGATCGCCAACAACTTCGATTCGCTGATGTGGCGGTTCGAATACTCGCGCGCGCCGCTGGGCCTGATCTTCGGCTGCTGCATGGCCTATGGGCTCATGCGCGAACGCCGCGCCCGCGAAGGGTGA
- the hisC gene encoding histidinol-phosphate transaminase gives MNAVRDDDAGQPVRDEAWFAARASRGVQGLKAYDPGHDLVALRRRFAAQGRASAAGGRMPGAAGEENLVELGSNENPYGPSPAARAAIVYQLGSLHRYPDPLGADLKRALAKTHGVDVAQILLGNGSHELLMQLAQVFTGPGDEVVFSRYGFAVFALATQAAGAQRVVVEALPEDHPAMPLGHDLDAIAAAITPRTKLVYLANPNNPTGTWFGREAFAAFMAKVPAHVIVVMDEAYAEMADAEADVATALPLLAAHSNLALTRTFSKAYGLAGLRVGYLIGAPGLVAVMERLRESFNVNGPALAACEAALGDQAHLLSARERNAAQRAALAEAFGQRGLRTYPSQTNFVLVRFGPETVRIEADLTAHGVVLRPMGGYGLPECLRVTVGDADENRRLLAAIDEVRA, from the coding sequence ATGAATGCCGTGCGCGACGACGACGCGGGGCAACCGGTCCGCGACGAAGCCTGGTTCGCCGCGCGCGCCTCGCGCGGCGTGCAGGGTTTGAAGGCCTACGATCCGGGGCACGACCTGGTCGCGTTGCGGCGCAGGTTCGCCGCACAGGGACGTGCAAGTGCCGCGGGAGGCAGGATGCCGGGAGCGGCCGGCGAGGAAAACCTCGTCGAGCTGGGTTCCAACGAGAACCCCTACGGCCCGTCGCCGGCCGCACGCGCGGCGATCGTTTACCAGTTGGGCTCGCTGCACCGTTATCCCGATCCGCTGGGCGCGGACCTCAAGCGCGCGCTGGCGAAGACACACGGCGTGGACGTCGCGCAGATCCTGCTCGGCAACGGTTCGCACGAACTGCTGATGCAGCTGGCGCAGGTGTTCACCGGACCGGGCGATGAAGTGGTGTTCTCGCGTTACGGTTTCGCCGTATTCGCACTCGCCACGCAGGCGGCCGGCGCGCAGCGCGTGGTCGTCGAAGCGCTGCCGGAAGACCATCCGGCGATGCCGCTGGGGCACGACCTGGACGCGATCGCCGCCGCGATCACGCCGCGCACCAAGCTGGTCTACCTCGCCAATCCGAACAACCCGACCGGCACCTGGTTCGGCCGCGAAGCCTTCGCGGCGTTCATGGCGAAGGTGCCCGCGCACGTGATCGTGGTGATGGACGAGGCGTACGCGGAGATGGCCGACGCGGAGGCCGATGTCGCCACCGCACTGCCGCTGCTGGCTGCGCATTCCAACCTCGCGCTGACGCGCACCTTCAGCAAGGCGTACGGGCTGGCGGGCTTGCGCGTGGGTTACCTCATCGGCGCGCCGGGACTCGTCGCGGTAATGGAGCGTCTGCGCGAGAGCTTCAACGTCAACGGCCCCGCGCTGGCCGCCTGCGAAGCGGCGCTGGGCGACCAGGCACACCTGCTGTCGGCGCGCGAGCGCAATGCCGCACAACGCGCCGCGCTGGCCGAAGCGTTCGGGCAACGCGGCCTGCGCACGTATCCCTCGCAGACGAATTTCGTGCTGGTGCGCTTCGGGCCGGAGACGGTGCGGATCGAGGCCGACCTCACCGCCCACGGCGTCGTGCTGCGTCCGATGGGCGGGTACGGCCTGCCCGAATGCCTGCGCGTCACCGTCGGCGATGCCGACGAAAACCGACGGCTGCTCGCCGCCATCGACGAGGTGCGCGCGTGA
- the aroA gene encoding 3-phosphoshikimate 1-carboxyvinyltransferase, whose amino-acid sequence MSGSTQHWIARPGQPLRGTVRVPGDKSVSHRAIMLGALAEGVTRVSGFLEGEDTRATARVFEQLGVRIETPSASERIVHGVGLRGLRASAAPLDCGNAGTGMRLLAGVLAGQAFDSVLVGDASLSKRPMRRVIDPLARMGARIDAEEGGLPPLRIHGGQALQGIDYTLPVASAQVKSALLLAGLYANGDTIVHEPHPTRDYTERMLAAFGWPITFSPGFARLSGCGVLRATDVNVPADFSSAAFFLVAASIVPGSELRLQAVGMNPRRTGLLTALRRMGADIREENATEQGGEPVADLVVRYAPLHGIEVDGELAPDMIDEFPALFVAAACAEGATTIRDAAELRVKESDRIATMAQGLRALGLDVEEHPDGATIVPGPLRAGEVDSHGDHRIAMSFAVAAQRAAGEVRIGDVANVATSFPGFDTLARDSGIWLAPGA is encoded by the coding sequence GTGAGCGGCTCGACCCAGCACTGGATTGCACGCCCCGGGCAGCCGCTGCGCGGGACCGTGCGCGTGCCGGGCGACAAGTCCGTGTCGCACCGCGCGATCATGCTCGGCGCGCTGGCCGAAGGCGTCACGCGCGTCAGCGGTTTCCTGGAAGGCGAGGACACGCGCGCCACGGCGCGGGTGTTCGAACAACTCGGCGTGCGCATCGAAACGCCCAGCGCGAGCGAACGCATCGTCCACGGCGTCGGCCTGCGCGGCCTGCGCGCCAGCGCCGCGCCGCTGGACTGCGGCAATGCCGGCACCGGCATGCGCCTGCTGGCCGGCGTGCTGGCGGGGCAGGCGTTCGACAGCGTGCTGGTGGGTGACGCATCGCTGTCGAAGCGGCCGATGCGGCGGGTGATCGATCCGCTGGCGCGGATGGGCGCGCGCATCGACGCGGAGGAGGGCGGGTTGCCGCCGCTGCGCATCCACGGCGGCCAGGCGTTGCAGGGCATCGACTACACGCTGCCCGTGGCGAGCGCGCAGGTGAAGTCCGCGCTGCTGCTCGCCGGCCTGTACGCCAACGGCGACACCATCGTCCACGAGCCGCATCCCACCCGCGACTACACCGAGCGGATGCTGGCGGCGTTCGGCTGGCCGATCACGTTCTCGCCCGGCTTCGCCCGGCTTTCCGGTTGCGGCGTGCTGCGTGCCACCGACGTCAACGTGCCGGCCGATTTTTCGTCGGCGGCGTTCTTCCTCGTGGCGGCCAGCATCGTCCCGGGCTCGGAACTGCGCCTGCAGGCGGTGGGCATGAACCCCCGCCGCACGGGCCTGCTCACCGCGCTGCGCCGCATGGGCGCCGACATCCGCGAGGAAAACGCGACCGAGCAGGGCGGCGAGCCGGTGGCGGACCTGGTCGTCCGTTACGCCCCGCTGCACGGCATCGAAGTGGATGGCGAACTGGCGCCGGACATGATCGACGAGTTCCCCGCGCTGTTCGTCGCGGCGGCCTGCGCCGAAGGCGCGACCACCATCCGCGACGCCGCCGAACTGAGGGTCAAGGAGTCCGACCGCATCGCCACCATGGCGCAGGGCCTGCGCGCGCTGGGGCTGGACGTGGAGGAGCACCCGGACGGGGCGACCATCGTGCCGGGCCCCTTGCGGGCGGGCGAGGTCGACAGCCACGGCGATCATCGCATCGCCATGAGCTTCGCCGTGGCCGCGCAACGGGCGGCGGGCGAGGTGCGGATCGGCGACGTCGCCAACGTCGCGACCTCGTTCCCGGGATTCGACACGCTGGCCCGTGATAGCGGTATCTGGTTGGCCCCCGGCGCGTGA
- a CDS encoding DUF4145 domain-containing protein, which translates to MARINELGTITARCPGCNGAFSSFEWLVQSKPYGSVRQVVEGHGSSRDRVYDYRLFRCAGCGRGGIGVTSSYNNDYPAYAKLESFYPECAESLALPKAVPDGIAREFREAERCMDAQCFRAAAGLFRSVLDKTLRANGCKVARGTSLAQQIDMAAKDGAITAARQRRAHEDIRALGNDVLHEDWVEINLEDVAVAQKYAQRILEDLYDDRETVLETLRAAGRVPLEDATTETSQAQPAR; encoded by the coding sequence ATGGCGCGCATCAATGAACTCGGCACTATTACTGCACGGTGCCCGGGGTGCAACGGAGCTTTCAGCTCGTTCGAGTGGCTCGTCCAGAGCAAACCCTATGGAAGTGTGCGCCAAGTCGTTGAGGGTCATGGCTCCAGCCGCGACCGAGTTTACGACTACAGGCTGTTTCGCTGCGCCGGTTGTGGACGTGGTGGAATCGGAGTGACTTCAAGCTACAACAATGACTATCCGGCTTACGCGAAGCTAGAGTCCTTCTATCCAGAGTGCGCGGAGAGTCTCGCCTTACCCAAAGCCGTTCCGGACGGAATAGCCCGTGAGTTTCGCGAGGCCGAGCGATGCATGGATGCCCAGTGCTTTAGGGCAGCGGCGGGGCTATTTCGTTCAGTGCTCGACAAGACGCTTCGCGCGAACGGGTGCAAGGTGGCGCGTGGCACTTCGCTCGCGCAACAGATCGATATGGCGGCAAAAGATGGCGCTATCACGGCGGCTCGGCAGCGTCGTGCTCACGAGGACATTCGGGCTCTCGGAAACGATGTCCTGCATGAAGACTGGGTTGAGATTAACCTCGAAGACGTTGCGGTTGCCCAGAAATACGCGCAGCGAATTCTGGAGGACCTATACGATGATCGGGAGACCGTGCTTGAGACCTTAAGAGCTGCGGGTCGAGTTCCTCTAGAGGACGCGACTACTGAAACGTCTCAGGCGCAGCCAGCGAGGTAG
- a CDS encoding TIR domain-containing protein gives MTLDEIKACLHAGNFQIANEAALANGTGTQLRLQNGAIVNSYHTGTFNVQGKNQDAVKACLGLQAVPAAAAPAPKYGVAAKPLLSKVFVVYGHDATARTELEAMLRRWRLEPLILDQLPSEGQTIIEKLEKYTAEVRFAVVLATPDDEGYRAGHDDEKAFRARQNVVMELGMMLTLLGRKNVAILMKQQDNMERPSDIQGLLYIPFKDNLQKDAGPLLAKEMAAQGYPISLANL, from the coding sequence ATGACGCTCGATGAGATCAAGGCTTGCCTTCATGCAGGTAACTTCCAGATTGCAAATGAGGCGGCGCTTGCAAATGGCACCGGCACGCAGCTCCGTCTGCAGAATGGTGCAATCGTTAATAGCTACCACACCGGAACTTTCAATGTTCAGGGCAAGAACCAAGATGCGGTGAAGGCATGCCTCGGCTTGCAAGCAGTGCCGGCCGCAGCCGCGCCCGCACCGAAATATGGCGTTGCTGCCAAGCCACTCCTAAGTAAGGTGTTTGTCGTCTACGGGCACGATGCAACGGCTCGAACGGAGCTTGAGGCAATGCTGCGTCGTTGGAGGCTGGAGCCGCTGATCCTGGATCAGCTTCCGTCGGAGGGTCAAACCATCATCGAGAAGCTGGAAAAGTACACTGCGGAAGTGAGGTTCGCCGTGGTGCTTGCTACGCCTGATGACGAGGGCTATCGCGCCGGACATGATGACGAGAAGGCCTTTCGTGCTCGTCAGAATGTTGTGATGGAACTTGGCATGATGCTCACGCTGCTCGGCCGCAAGAACGTCGCTATTCTCATGAAGCAGCAGGACAACATGGAGCGTCCGTCAGATATTCAAGGCTTGCTCTATATCCCCTTCAAGGACAACCTGCAAAAGGATGCAGGGCCGCTTCTAGCGAAGGAGATGGCGGCTCAGGGCTACCCGATTTCTTTGGCGAATCTGTAG